The Homo sapiens chromosome 7 genomic scaffold, GRCh38.p14 alternate locus group ALT_REF_LOCI_1 HSCHR7_2_CTG6 genome has a segment encoding these proteins:
- the EPHB6 gene encoding ephrin type-B receptor 6 isoform b (isoform b is encoded by transcript variant 2; The RefSeq protein has 1 substitution compared to this genomic sequence), producing the protein MVAVGGCRCQPGYQPARGDKACQACPRGLYKASAGNAPCSPCPARSHAPNPAAPVCPCLEGFYRASSDPPEAPCTGPPSAPQELWFEVQGSALMLHWRLPRELGGRGDLLFNVVCKECEGRQEPASGGGGTCHRCRDEVHFDPRQRGLTESRVLVGGLRAHVPYILEVQAVNGVSELSPDPPQAAAINVSTSHEVPSAVPVVHQVSRASNSITVSWPQPDQTNGNILDYQLRYYDQAEDESHSFTLTSETNTATVTQLSPGHIYGFQVRARTAAGHGPYGGKVYFQTLPQGELSSQLPERLSLVIGSILGALAFLLLAAITVLAVVFQRKRRGTGYTEQLQQYSSPGLGVKYYIDPSTYEDPCQAIRELAREVDPAYIKIEEVIGTGSFGEVRQGRLQPRGRREQTVAIQALWAGGAESLQMTFLGRAAVLGQFQHPNILRLEGVVTKSRPLMVLTEFMELGPLDSFLRQREGQFSSLQLVAMQRGVAAAMQYLSSFAFVHRSLSAHSVLVNSHLVCKVARLGHSPQGPSCLLRWAAPEVIAHGKHTTSSDVWSFGILMWEVMSYGERPYWDMSEQEVLNAIEQEFRLPPPPGCPPGLHLLMLDTWQKDRARRPHFDQLVAAFDKMIRKPDTLQAGGDPGERPSQALLTPVALDFPCLDSPQAWLSAIGLECYQDNFSKFGLCTFSDVAQLSLEDLPALGITLAGHQKKLLHHIQLLQQHLRQQGSVEV; encoded by the exons ATGGTAGCTGTCGGGGGCTGCCGCTGCCAGCCTGGATACCAACCAGCACGAGGAGACAAGGCCTGCCAAG cctgCCCACGGGGGCTCTATAAGTCTTCTGCTGGGAATGCTCCCTGCTCACCATGCCCTGCCCGCAGTCACGCTCCCAACCCAGCAGCCCCCGTTTGCCCCTGCCTGGAGGGCTTCTACCGGGCCAGTTCCGACCCACCAGAGGCCCCCTGCACTG GTCCTCCATCGGCTCCCCAGGAGCTTTGGTTTGAGGTGCAAGGCTCAGCACTCATGCTACACTGGCGCCTGCCTCGGGAGCTGGGGGGTCGAGGGGACCTGCTCTTCAATGTCGTGTGCAAGGAGTGTGAAGGCCGCCAGGAACCTGCCAGCGGTGGTGGGGGCACTTGTCACCGCTGCAGGGATGAGGTCCACTTCGACCCTCGCCAGAGAGGCCTGACTGAGAGCCGAGTGTTAGTGGGGGGACTCCGGGCACACGTACCCTACATCTTAGAGGTGCAGGCTGTTAATGGGGTGTCTGAGCTCAGCCCTGACCCTCCTCAGGCTGCAGCCATCAATGTCAGCACCAGCCATGAAG TGCCCTCTGCTGTCCCTGTGGTGCACCAGGTGAGCCGGGCATCCAACAGCATCACGGTGTCCTGGCCGCAGCCCGACCAGACCAATGGGAACATCCTGGACTATCAGCTCCGCTACTATGACCAG GCAGAAGACGAATCCCACTCCTTCACCCTGACCAGCGAGACCAACACTGCCACCGTGACACAGCTGAGCCCTGGCCACATCTATGGTTTCCAGGTGCGGGCCCGGACTGCTGCCGGCCACGGCCCCTACGGGGGCAAAGTCTATTTCCAGACACTTCCTCAAG GGGAGCTGTCTTCCCAGCTTCCGGAAAGACTCTCCTTGGTGATCGGCTCCATCCTGGGGGCTTTGGCCTTCCTCCTGCTGGCAGCCATCACCGTGCTGGCGGTCGTCTTCCAGCG GAAGCGGCGTGGGACTGGCTACACGGAGCAGCTGCAGCAATACAGCAGCCCAG GACTCGGGGTGAAGTATTACATCGACCCCTCCACCTACGAGGACCCCTGTCAGGCCATCCGAGAACTTGCCCGGGAAGTCGATCCTGCTTATATCAAGATTGAGGAGGTCATTGGGACAG GCTCTTTTGGAGAAGTGCGCCAGGGCCGCCTGCAGCCACGGGGACGGAGGGAGCAGACTGTGGCCATCCAGGCCCTGTGGGCCGGGGGCGCCGAAAGCCTGCAGATGACCTTCCTGGGCCGGGCTGCAGTGCTGGGTCAGTTCCAGCACCCCAACATCCTGCGGCTGGAGGGCGTGGTCACCAAGAGCCGACCCCTCATGGTGCTGACGGAGTTCATGGAGCTTGGCCCCCTGGACAGCTTCCTCAGG CAGCGGGAGGGCCAGTTCAGCAGCCTGCAGCTGGTGGCCATGCAGCGGGGAGTGGCTGCTGCCATGCAGTACCTGTCCAGCTTTGCCTTCGTCCATCGCTCGCTGTCTGCCCACAGCGTGCTGGTGAATAGCCACTTGGTGTGCAAGGTGGCCCGTCTTGGCCACAGTCCTCAG GGCCCAAGTTGTTTGCTTCGCTGGGCAGCCCCAGAGGTCATTGCACATGGAAAGCATACAACATCCAGTGATGTCTGGAGCTTTGGGATACTCATGTGGGAAGTGATGAGTTATGGAGAACGGCCTTACTGGGACATGAGTGAGCAGGAG GTACTAAATGCAATAGAGCAGGAGTTCCGGCTGCCCCCGCCTCCAGGCTGTCCTCCTGGATTACATCTACTTATGTTGGACACTTGGCAGAAGGACCGTGCCCGGCGGCCTCATTTTGACCAGCTGGTGGCTGCATTTGACAAGATGATCCGCAAGCCAGATACCCTGCAGGCTGGCGGGGACCCAGGGGAAAG GCCTTCCCAGGCCCTTCTGACCCCTGTGGCCCTGGACTTTCCTTGTCTGGACTCACCCCAGGCCTGGCTTTCAGCCATTGGACTGGAGTGCTACCAGGACAACTTCTCCAAGTTTGGCCTCTGTACCTTCAGTGATGTGGCTCAGCTCAGCCTAGA aGACCTGCCTGCCCTGGGCATCACCCTGGCTGGCCACCAGAAGAAGCTGCTGCACCACATCCAGCTCCTTCAGCAACACCTGAGGCAGCAGGGCTCAGTGGAGGTCTGA
- the EPHB6 gene encoding ephrin type-B receptor 6 isoform a precursor (isoform a precursor is encoded by transcript variant 1; The RefSeq protein has 1 substitution compared to this genomic sequence) codes for MATEGAAQLGNRVAGMVCSLWVLLLVSSVLALEEVLLDTTGETSEIGWLTYPPGGWDEVSVLDDQRRLTRTFEACHVAGAPPGTGQDNWLQTHFVERRGAQRAHIRLHFSVRACSSLGVSGGTCRETFTLYYRQAEEPDSPDSVSSWHLKRWTKVDTIAADESFPSSSSSSSSSSSSAAWAVGPHGAGQRAGLQLNVKERSFGPLTQRGFYVAFQDTGACLALVAVRLFSYTCPAVLRSFASFPETQASGAGGASLVAAVGTCVAHAEPEEDGVGGQAGGSPPRLHCNGEGKWMVAVGGCRCQPGYQPARGDKACQACPRGLYKASAGNAPCSPCPARSHAPNPAAPVCPCLEGFYRASSDPPEAPCTGPPSAPQELWFEVQGSALMLHWRLPRELGGRGDLLFNVVCKECEGRQEPASGGGGTCHRCRDEVHFDPRQRGLTESRVLVGGLRAHVPYILEVQAVNGVSELSPDPPQAAAINVSTSHEVPSAVPVVHQVSRASNSITVSWPQPDQTNGNILDYQLRYYDQAEDESHSFTLTSETNTATVTQLSPGHIYGFQVRARTAAGHGPYGGKVYFQTLPQGELSSQLPERLSLVIGSILGALAFLLLAAITVLAVVFQRKRRGTGYTEQLQQYSSPGLGVKYYIDPSTYEDPCQAIRELAREVDPAYIKIEEVIGTGSFGEVRQGRLQPRGRREQTVAIQALWAGGAESLQMTFLGRAAVLGQFQHPNILRLEGVVTKSRPLMVLTEFMELGPLDSFLRQREGQFSSLQLVAMQRGVAAAMQYLSSFAFVHRSLSAHSVLVNSHLVCKVARLGHSPQGPSCLLRWAAPEVIAHGKHTTSSDVWSFGILMWEVMSYGERPYWDMSEQEVLNAIEQEFRLPPPPGCPPGLHLLMLDTWQKDRARRPHFDQLVAAFDKMIRKPDTLQAGGDPGERPSQALLTPVALDFPCLDSPQAWLSAIGLECYQDNFSKFGLCTFSDVAQLSLEDLPALGITLAGHQKKLLHHIQLLQQHLRQQGSVEV; via the exons ATGGCTACTGAAGGGGCTGCCCAGTTAGGGAACAGAGTGGCGGGCATGGTGTGTAGCCTATGGGTGCTGCTCCTGGTGTCTTCAGTTCTGGCTCTGGAAG AGGTATTGCTGGACACCACCGGAGAGACATCTGAGATTGGCTGGCTCACCTACCCACCAGGGGGG TGGGACGAGGTGAGTGTTCTGGACGACCAGCGACGCCTGACTCGGACCTTTGAGGCATGTCATGTGGCAGGGGCCCCTCCAGGCACCGGGCAGGACAATTGGTTGCAGACACACTTTGTGGAGCGGCGCGGGGCCCAGAGGGCGCACATTCGACTCCACTTCTCTGTGCGGgcatgctccagcctgggtgtgagCGGCGGCACCTGCCGGGAGACCTTCACCCTTTACTACCGTCAGGCTGAGGAGCCCGACAGCCCTGACAGCGTTTCCTCCTGGCACCTCAAACGCTGGACCAAGGTGGACACAATTGCAGCAGACGAGagctttccctcctcctcctcctcctcctcctcctcttcttcctctgcagCGTGGGCTGTGGGACCCCACGGGGCTGGGCAGCGGGCTGGACTGCAACTGAACGTCAAAGAGCGGAGCTTTGGGCCTCTCACCCAACGCGGCTTCTACGTGGCCTTCCAGGACACGGGGGCCTGCCTGGCCCTGGTCGCTGTCAGGCTCTTCTCCTACACCTGCCCTGCCGTGCTCCGATCCTTTGCTTCCTTTCCAGAGACGCAGGCCAGTGGGGCTGGGGGGGCCTCCCTGGTGGCAGCTGTGGGCACCTGTGTGGCTCATGCAGAGCCAGAGGAGGATGGAGTAGGGGGCCAGGCAGGAGGCAGCCCCCCCAGGCTGCACTGCAACGGGGAGGGCAAGTGGATGGTAGCTGTCGGGGGCTGCCGCTGCCAGCCTGGATACCAACCAGCACGAGGAGACAAGGCCTGCCAAG cctgCCCACGGGGGCTCTATAAGTCTTCTGCTGGGAATGCTCCCTGCTCACCATGCCCTGCCCGCAGTCACGCTCCCAACCCAGCAGCCCCCGTTTGCCCCTGCCTGGAGGGCTTCTACCGGGCCAGTTCCGACCCACCAGAGGCCCCCTGCACTG GTCCTCCATCGGCTCCCCAGGAGCTTTGGTTTGAGGTGCAAGGCTCAGCACTCATGCTACACTGGCGCCTGCCTCGGGAGCTGGGGGGTCGAGGGGACCTGCTCTTCAATGTCGTGTGCAAGGAGTGTGAAGGCCGCCAGGAACCTGCCAGCGGTGGTGGGGGCACTTGTCACCGCTGCAGGGATGAGGTCCACTTCGACCCTCGCCAGAGAGGCCTGACTGAGAGCCGAGTGTTAGTGGGGGGACTCCGGGCACACGTACCCTACATCTTAGAGGTGCAGGCTGTTAATGGGGTGTCTGAGCTCAGCCCTGACCCTCCTCAGGCTGCAGCCATCAATGTCAGCACCAGCCATGAAG TGCCCTCTGCTGTCCCTGTGGTGCACCAGGTGAGCCGGGCATCCAACAGCATCACGGTGTCCTGGCCGCAGCCCGACCAGACCAATGGGAACATCCTGGACTATCAGCTCCGCTACTATGACCAG GCAGAAGACGAATCCCACTCCTTCACCCTGACCAGCGAGACCAACACTGCCACCGTGACACAGCTGAGCCCTGGCCACATCTATGGTTTCCAGGTGCGGGCCCGGACTGCTGCCGGCCACGGCCCCTACGGGGGCAAAGTCTATTTCCAGACACTTCCTCAAG GGGAGCTGTCTTCCCAGCTTCCGGAAAGACTCTCCTTGGTGATCGGCTCCATCCTGGGGGCTTTGGCCTTCCTCCTGCTGGCAGCCATCACCGTGCTGGCGGTCGTCTTCCAGCG GAAGCGGCGTGGGACTGGCTACACGGAGCAGCTGCAGCAATACAGCAGCCCAG GACTCGGGGTGAAGTATTACATCGACCCCTCCACCTACGAGGACCCCTGTCAGGCCATCCGAGAACTTGCCCGGGAAGTCGATCCTGCTTATATCAAGATTGAGGAGGTCATTGGGACAG GCTCTTTTGGAGAAGTGCGCCAGGGCCGCCTGCAGCCACGGGGACGGAGGGAGCAGACTGTGGCCATCCAGGCCCTGTGGGCCGGGGGCGCCGAAAGCCTGCAGATGACCTTCCTGGGCCGGGCTGCAGTGCTGGGTCAGTTCCAGCACCCCAACATCCTGCGGCTGGAGGGCGTGGTCACCAAGAGCCGACCCCTCATGGTGCTGACGGAGTTCATGGAGCTTGGCCCCCTGGACAGCTTCCTCAGG CAGCGGGAGGGCCAGTTCAGCAGCCTGCAGCTGGTGGCCATGCAGCGGGGAGTGGCTGCTGCCATGCAGTACCTGTCCAGCTTTGCCTTCGTCCATCGCTCGCTGTCTGCCCACAGCGTGCTGGTGAATAGCCACTTGGTGTGCAAGGTGGCCCGTCTTGGCCACAGTCCTCAG GGCCCAAGTTGTTTGCTTCGCTGGGCAGCCCCAGAGGTCATTGCACATGGAAAGCATACAACATCCAGTGATGTCTGGAGCTTTGGGATACTCATGTGGGAAGTGATGAGTTATGGAGAACGGCCTTACTGGGACATGAGTGAGCAGGAG GTACTAAATGCAATAGAGCAGGAGTTCCGGCTGCCCCCGCCTCCAGGCTGTCCTCCTGGATTACATCTACTTATGTTGGACACTTGGCAGAAGGACCGTGCCCGGCGGCCTCATTTTGACCAGCTGGTGGCTGCATTTGACAAGATGATCCGCAAGCCAGATACCCTGCAGGCTGGCGGGGACCCAGGGGAAAG GCCTTCCCAGGCCCTTCTGACCCCTGTGGCCCTGGACTTTCCTTGTCTGGACTCACCCCAGGCCTGGCTTTCAGCCATTGGACTGGAGTGCTACCAGGACAACTTCTCCAAGTTTGGCCTCTGTACCTTCAGTGATGTGGCTCAGCTCAGCCTAGA aGACCTGCCTGCCCTGGGCATCACCCTGGCTGGCCACCAGAAGAAGCTGCTGCACCACATCCAGCTCCTTCAGCAACACCTGAGGCAGCAGGGCTCAGTGGAGGTCTGA